The following are from one region of the Megachile rotundata isolate GNS110a chromosome 15, iyMegRotu1, whole genome shotgun sequence genome:
- the pns gene encoding DENN domain containing pinstripe isoform X4: MNGSLGIMRGPEQHPQRFADYFVICGLDKDSGLEPDKYFGDSLQCTPLDRAYKSKVLGHYPVSVPWNPFDEHAVCMLCLPSGLRFRTQKHSVEPTFHSFVLTKEDGHRTYGFSLVFYEECRNRKICAAMQTLQAMHITELSSGQNGTPPTVRKGQDGHNTRSLPRHFKLSAHSPSAALGYYDSTKDKLLVTKSISLLCQQPYLHAAKTFLTNLYKCVPRHPGPGLSLESYVYSLLYNVPVPLPGKSLKFFVPNDEPAKSPLELVIHQPTPSQELPMLDYPLKDMFTWLGADCVIQLFTCVLLENQVLLRSSDFHKLMVVSECITALLFPFSWQHVYVPILPASLHHFLDAPVPFIMGLHAQSEGGVLKIASEANLCYVDIDKQSSQFPEELPVFPHKMQFISEIRALLNKYKVPLTGKTDNMVINHYNGDIMTSSLTLPGSGFHLPRRKHSLHDVLDWDRPEPTPQSDTLQRIVDIVKRTGVNVEDIESVEDNNVKEQILTPQEEYQEMLMFNNAIREIFLNRFVQIFSSYEHFVIQPSQDKDEWLNNRDSMHVFDKATFLSDQPTQHLPFLSRFLETQMFASLVDSKVMSTWSELDFNIRVFDQRISLLRKKVGEGIIRSTRYEPCSSIEESQKVLEQRLTNVDFETNPPTEILPHRAAYFRSFPLLDIVALNKEPAQSSRRGQTQWKYKMKSMDSNGKTTAPQETQSPRPQTKLSADMSPALIAQANWTFVEKLLKDCKSKTKRMLVEKMGSEAVALGHGGESLSDVEENTLVASLCDLLERVWSHGLQNKQGKSALWSHLTMYQALEECNDPSKPIDPNFLSPDLPNLALEIDSPTRGTDKHKSPGDRKIGPEHLRPLPDSLLFDIRNVQAMTDIKTHIGYARAWVRLALEKKLLSRHLKTLLSDTRLLRSQYKRSAFLRCEEEKEQFLYHLLTLNAVDYFCFTNNYPTTKLPYRVVIFPSRKASAATTSANSWIAISGTLCETNPVPIPKGALEFVFHHKNLGVLSTLRIGHDNTGLSPKWMVEHVVVRNEVTGHTFKFPCGRWLGRGIDDGSTERLLVGALVPRSIDSEELVETCSTPPRCRSPSIPRRPILSQVELQHMLGESVNAIVKFHYRRECQDGSLTALLCGEGGLVPSLEQIFLFGFKNQRIFGRNFYVWDYLLRVKENFEIFLLEEMDEYSQRLNRDRRVHSANNQRFTTLRCYSHLIDQINMFSQTLGKDGKFQLFICLAAREQLLHLMLRPMSEARSTADMYEENSFLRNATLLNFLIHILEPLSEFHIVLEKSLTHGISSIC; the protein is encoded by the exons GGGACTCTTTGCAATGTACTCCTTTGGACCGAGCATACAAAAGCAAAGTTTTAGGACATTATCCGGTCTCTGTACCATGGAACCCTTTCGACGAACACGCTGTCTGCATG CTCTGCTTACCGAGCGGCCTGAGATTCCGAACACAGAAACACTCTGTAGAACCGACGTTCCACTCGTTCGTACTTACCAAGGAAGACGGTCACAGAACGTACGGGTTCAGCCTTGTTTTCTACGAGGAGTGCCGGAATCGAAAGATATGCGCGGCTATGCAAACCCTGCAGGCGATGCATATCACGGAACTGAGCAGCGGTCAAAACGGTACACCACCAAC GGTAAGGAAAGGCCAGGATGGACATAACACGCGATCGTTGCCACGGCATTTCAAGCTATCAGCGCATTCACCGAGCGCTGCGTTAGGCTACTATGACTCTACCAAAGACAAGCTGCTAGTGACTAAATCGATATCTTTGCTATGCCAGCAGCCTTACCTTCATGCCGCGAAAACGTTCCTCACTAATCTCTACAA ATGTGTTCCTAGACATCCAGGACCTGGTCTTAGTTTAGAATCCTACGTATACAGTCTCCTTTACAACGTACCGGTACCATTGCCTGGAAAGTCGTTAAAGTTCTTTGTTCCCAACGATGAACCGGCAAAATCACCATTGGAATTGGTGATACATCAGCCAACACCATCGCAGGAGTTACCGATGTTAGATTACCCCCTGAAAGATATGTTCACATGGCTTGGCGCTGATTGCGTTATTCAGTTGTTCACGTGTGTGTTATTGGAGAATCAAGTGTTGCTTAGGAGCTCAGATTTCCATAAGTTGATGGTGGTGTCCGAGTGTATAACAGCGCTTCTCTTTCCATTTTCTTGGCAACATGTATACGTGCCGATATTGCCCGCCAGTTTACATCATTTCTTGGACGCGCCTGTGCCATTTATAATGGGCTTGCACGCGCAAAGCGAGGGCGGTGTACTGAAAATTGCTAGCGAA gCAAATCTTTGTTATGTAGATATAGATAAGCAAAGTAGTCAATTTCCAGAAGAGTTACCCGTATTTCCTCATAAGATGCAATTCATTTCTGAAATTAGAGCTCTCTTAAACAAGTACAAAGTACCACTTACAGGAAA GACTGATAATATGGTCATAAATCATTATAACGGCGACATCATGACAAGTAGTTTGACGCTTCCTGGTTCTGGATTCCATCTTCCTCGAAGAAAACATTCGTTACATGACGTATTGGATTGGGATCGGCCGGAACCGACTCCGCAATCTGACACTTTGCAGAGGATAGTAGATATCGTTAAAAGGACAG GGGTAAACGTAGAAGATATTGAGTCGGTTGAAGATAATAATGTTAAGGAACAAATACTCACGCCTCAGGAAGAGTACCAGGAGATGCTTATGTTCAATAATGCCATTAGAGAGATTTTTTTGAATCGTTTTGTACAGATTTTTTCTAGCTATGAACATTTCGTTATTCAGCCAAGCCAG GATAAGGACGAGTGGCTAAATAACAGGGATAGTATGCATGTTTTTGATAAAGCCACATTTTTATCCGATCAACCCACGCAGCATTTGCCATTTCTGTCGAGATTCCTGGAAACACAAATGTTTGCTTCTCTGGTCGATAGCAAAGTTATGTCAACGTGGAGTGAGTTAGACTTCAACATACGGGTTTTTGATCAAAGAATTTCTCTCTTAAG aAAAAAAGTTGGCGAGGGTATCATACGGTCAACACGTTACGAGCCGTGTTCTAGTATAGAAGAGTCCCAGAAAGTTTTGGAGCAAAGATTAACGAATGTGGATTTTGAAACAAACCCACCCACAGAGATTCTTCCTCATAGAGCGGCGTATTTTAGAAGTTTCCCGCTGCTAGACATCGTTGCTTTAAACAAGGAACCGGCTCAAAG TAGTCGAAGAGGACAGACTCAATGGAAGTATAAAATGAAATCTATGGACTCGAACGGTAAAACAACGGCACCTCAAGAAACTCAATCGCCTCGACCACAAACCAAGCTCTCAGCAGACATGAGTCCAGCCTTGATAGCGCAAGCTAACTGGACGTTTGTTGAAAAATTGCTCAAG GATTGCAAGTCAAAAACAAAAAGAATGTTAGTAGAGAAGATGGGTTCTGAAGCTGTTGCATTAGGTCATGGTGGAGAATCGTTATCCGACGTGGAAGAAAATACGTTGGTCGCCAGTTTGTGTGATCTTTTGGAACGAGTTTGGAGTCACGGATTGCAAAATAAGCAAGGAAAAAGCGCTCTTTGGTCACACCTTACCATGTATCAAGCACTGGAAGAGTGTAACGATCCGAGTAAACCCATAGATCCTAATTTTCTTTCTCCTG ATCTACCAAATTTGGCATTGGAAATTGATTCACCTACACGTGGGACAGATAAACATAAATCTCCTGGAGATAGGAAAATTGGTCCTGAACATCTGAGGCCTTTACCTGACTCTTTGCTTTTTGATATCCGAAACGTGCAAGCCATGACCGATATCAAAACCCACATTGGATATGCTAGAGCTTGGGTTCGATTGGCACTTGAGAAGAAACTCCTTTCTCGTCATTTGAAAACTCTGTTGTCAGATACCAGGTTATTAAG AAGTCAATACAAGCGTTCTGCTTTTTTACGTTGTgaagaagaaaaggaacagTTTCTTTATCATCTTCTGACATTGAATGCAGTTGATTATTTCTGTTTCACTAATAATTATCCGACCACGAAACTGCCATATAGGGTGGTTATATTTCCTAGTCGAAAAGCAAGTGCAGCTACCACTTCAGCTAACAGTTGGATTGCTATCTCAGGCACTTTGTGTGAAACAAACCCTGTTCCGATTCCCAAGGGAGCATTGGAATTTGTGTTTCAT CACAAAAATTTGGGAGTACTTTCTACATTACGTATAGGTCATGACAATACAGGTCTTTCACCTAAATGGATGGTGGAACATGTTGTAGTAAGAAACGAAGTCACAGGGCATACGTTCAAATTTCCTTGTGGTAGATGGCTTGGTAGAGGCATTGATGATGGTTCTACCGAAAGGTTATTAGTAGGTGCTCTAGTACCTCGTAGTATTGATAGTGAAGAATTAGTTGAGACATGTTCAACACCACCAAGATGTAGATCTCCTAGTATACCTAGACGTCCAATATTATCTCAAGTTGAATTGCAACATATGTTGG GCGAATCTGTAAACGCAATTGTCAAATTTCACTATAGAAGAGAATGTCAAGATGGTTCCTTGACAGCATTGCTTTGTGGCGAGGGAGGTCTTGTACCATCGttagaacaaatatttttatttggattTAAAAATCAAAGGATATTTGGGAGGAACTTCTATGTGTGGGATTATCTTT TACGCGTGAAGGAAAACTTCGAAATATTTTTGTTGGAGGAAATGGACGAATATTCTCAAAGATTGAACCGAGATAGGAGAGTTCATTCAGCGAACAATCAAAGATTTACAACTCTAAGATGTTACTCTCACCTTATCGATCAGATTAACATGTTCAGTCAAACTCTTGGGAAAGATGGGAAGTTTCAGCTGTTCATTTGCTTAGCAGCGAG AGAGCAGCTCCTTCATTTAATGCTTCGACCCATGAGCGAAGCCCGTTCTACGGCGGATATGTATGAAGAAAATTCCTTTTTAAGGAATGCGACATTATTGAATTTCCTCATTCATATTCTTGAACCATTAAGCGAGTTTCACATTGTTCTTGAAAAGAGTTTAACTCATGGGATTTCTAGTATATGTTAA
- the pns gene encoding DENN domain containing pinstripe isoform X3 — MNGSLGIMRGPEQHPQRFADYFVICGLDKDSGLEPDKYFGDSLQCTPLDRAYKSKVLGHYPVSVPWNPFDEHAVCMLCLPSGLRFRTQKHSVEPTFHSFVLTKEDGHRTYGFSLVFYEECRNRKICAAMQTLQAMHITELSSGQNGTPPTVRKGQDGHNTRSLPRHFKLSAHSPSAALGYYDSTKDKLLVTKSISLLCQQPYLHAAKTFLTNLYKCVPRHPGPGLSLESYVYSLLYNVPVPLPGKSLKFFVPNDEPAKSPLELVIHQPTPSQELPMLDYPLKDMFTWLGADCVIQLFTCVLLENQVLLRSSDFHKLMVVSECITALLFPFSWQHVYVPILPASLHHFLDAPVPFIMGLHAQSEGGVLKIASEANLCYVDIDKQSSQFPEELPVFPHKMQFISEIRALLNKYKVPLTGKTDNMVINHYNGDIMTSSLTLPGSGFHLPRRKHSLHDVLDWDRPEPTPQSDTLQRIVDIVKRTGVNVEDIESVEDNNVKEQILTPQEEYQEMLMFNNAIREIFLNRFVQIFSSYEHFVIQPSQDKDEWLNNRDSMHVFDKATFLSDQPTQHLPFLSRFLETQMFASLVDSKVMSTWSELDFNIRVFDQRISLLRKKVGEGIIRSTRYEPCSSIEESQKVLEQRLTNVDFETNPPTEILPHRAAYFRSFPLLDIVALNKEPAQSSRRGQTQWKYKMKSMDSNGKTTAPQETQSPRPQTKLSADMSPALIAQANWTFVEKLLKDCKSKTKRMLVEKMGSEAVALGHGGESLSDVEENTLVASLCDLLERVWSHGLQNKQGKSALWSHLTMYQALEECNDPSKPIDPNFLSPALAWCVLRKRLDYLPNLALEIDSPTRGTDKHKSPGDRKIGPEHLRPLPDSLLFDIRNVQAMTDIKTHIGYARAWVRLALEKKLLSRHLKTLLSDTRLLRSQYKRSAFLRCEEEKEQFLYHLLTLNAVDYFCFTNNYPTTKLPYRVVIFPSRKASAATTSANSWIAISGTLCETNPVPIPKGALEFVFHHKNLGVLSTLRIGHDNTGLSPKWMVEHVVVRNEVTGHTFKFPCGRWLGRGIDDGSTERLLVGALVPRSIDSEELVETCSTPPRCRSPSIPRRPILSQVELQHMLGESVNAIVKFHYRRECQDGSLTALLCGEGGLVPSLEQIFLFGFKNQRIFGRNFYVWDYLLRVKENFEIFLLEEMDEYSQRLNRDRRVHSANNQRFTTLRCYSHLIDQINMFSQTLGKDGKFQLFICLAAREQLLHLMLRPMSEARSTADMYEENSFLRNATLLNFLIHILEPLSEFHIVLEKSLTHGISSIC, encoded by the exons GGGACTCTTTGCAATGTACTCCTTTGGACCGAGCATACAAAAGCAAAGTTTTAGGACATTATCCGGTCTCTGTACCATGGAACCCTTTCGACGAACACGCTGTCTGCATG CTCTGCTTACCGAGCGGCCTGAGATTCCGAACACAGAAACACTCTGTAGAACCGACGTTCCACTCGTTCGTACTTACCAAGGAAGACGGTCACAGAACGTACGGGTTCAGCCTTGTTTTCTACGAGGAGTGCCGGAATCGAAAGATATGCGCGGCTATGCAAACCCTGCAGGCGATGCATATCACGGAACTGAGCAGCGGTCAAAACGGTACACCACCAAC GGTAAGGAAAGGCCAGGATGGACATAACACGCGATCGTTGCCACGGCATTTCAAGCTATCAGCGCATTCACCGAGCGCTGCGTTAGGCTACTATGACTCTACCAAAGACAAGCTGCTAGTGACTAAATCGATATCTTTGCTATGCCAGCAGCCTTACCTTCATGCCGCGAAAACGTTCCTCACTAATCTCTACAA ATGTGTTCCTAGACATCCAGGACCTGGTCTTAGTTTAGAATCCTACGTATACAGTCTCCTTTACAACGTACCGGTACCATTGCCTGGAAAGTCGTTAAAGTTCTTTGTTCCCAACGATGAACCGGCAAAATCACCATTGGAATTGGTGATACATCAGCCAACACCATCGCAGGAGTTACCGATGTTAGATTACCCCCTGAAAGATATGTTCACATGGCTTGGCGCTGATTGCGTTATTCAGTTGTTCACGTGTGTGTTATTGGAGAATCAAGTGTTGCTTAGGAGCTCAGATTTCCATAAGTTGATGGTGGTGTCCGAGTGTATAACAGCGCTTCTCTTTCCATTTTCTTGGCAACATGTATACGTGCCGATATTGCCCGCCAGTTTACATCATTTCTTGGACGCGCCTGTGCCATTTATAATGGGCTTGCACGCGCAAAGCGAGGGCGGTGTACTGAAAATTGCTAGCGAA gCAAATCTTTGTTATGTAGATATAGATAAGCAAAGTAGTCAATTTCCAGAAGAGTTACCCGTATTTCCTCATAAGATGCAATTCATTTCTGAAATTAGAGCTCTCTTAAACAAGTACAAAGTACCACTTACAGGAAA GACTGATAATATGGTCATAAATCATTATAACGGCGACATCATGACAAGTAGTTTGACGCTTCCTGGTTCTGGATTCCATCTTCCTCGAAGAAAACATTCGTTACATGACGTATTGGATTGGGATCGGCCGGAACCGACTCCGCAATCTGACACTTTGCAGAGGATAGTAGATATCGTTAAAAGGACAG GGGTAAACGTAGAAGATATTGAGTCGGTTGAAGATAATAATGTTAAGGAACAAATACTCACGCCTCAGGAAGAGTACCAGGAGATGCTTATGTTCAATAATGCCATTAGAGAGATTTTTTTGAATCGTTTTGTACAGATTTTTTCTAGCTATGAACATTTCGTTATTCAGCCAAGCCAG GATAAGGACGAGTGGCTAAATAACAGGGATAGTATGCATGTTTTTGATAAAGCCACATTTTTATCCGATCAACCCACGCAGCATTTGCCATTTCTGTCGAGATTCCTGGAAACACAAATGTTTGCTTCTCTGGTCGATAGCAAAGTTATGTCAACGTGGAGTGAGTTAGACTTCAACATACGGGTTTTTGATCAAAGAATTTCTCTCTTAAG aAAAAAAGTTGGCGAGGGTATCATACGGTCAACACGTTACGAGCCGTGTTCTAGTATAGAAGAGTCCCAGAAAGTTTTGGAGCAAAGATTAACGAATGTGGATTTTGAAACAAACCCACCCACAGAGATTCTTCCTCATAGAGCGGCGTATTTTAGAAGTTTCCCGCTGCTAGACATCGTTGCTTTAAACAAGGAACCGGCTCAAAG TAGTCGAAGAGGACAGACTCAATGGAAGTATAAAATGAAATCTATGGACTCGAACGGTAAAACAACGGCACCTCAAGAAACTCAATCGCCTCGACCACAAACCAAGCTCTCAGCAGACATGAGTCCAGCCTTGATAGCGCAAGCTAACTGGACGTTTGTTGAAAAATTGCTCAAG GATTGCAAGTCAAAAACAAAAAGAATGTTAGTAGAGAAGATGGGTTCTGAAGCTGTTGCATTAGGTCATGGTGGAGAATCGTTATCCGACGTGGAAGAAAATACGTTGGTCGCCAGTTTGTGTGATCTTTTGGAACGAGTTTGGAGTCACGGATTGCAAAATAAGCAAGGAAAAAGCGCTCTTTGGTCACACCTTACCATGTATCAAGCACTGGAAGAGTGTAACGATCCGAGTAAACCCATAGATCCTAATTTTCTTTCTCCTG CGTTAGCGTGGTGCGTGCTGCGGAAACGACTCGATT ATCTACCAAATTTGGCATTGGAAATTGATTCACCTACACGTGGGACAGATAAACATAAATCTCCTGGAGATAGGAAAATTGGTCCTGAACATCTGAGGCCTTTACCTGACTCTTTGCTTTTTGATATCCGAAACGTGCAAGCCATGACCGATATCAAAACCCACATTGGATATGCTAGAGCTTGGGTTCGATTGGCACTTGAGAAGAAACTCCTTTCTCGTCATTTGAAAACTCTGTTGTCAGATACCAGGTTATTAAG AAGTCAATACAAGCGTTCTGCTTTTTTACGTTGTgaagaagaaaaggaacagTTTCTTTATCATCTTCTGACATTGAATGCAGTTGATTATTTCTGTTTCACTAATAATTATCCGACCACGAAACTGCCATATAGGGTGGTTATATTTCCTAGTCGAAAAGCAAGTGCAGCTACCACTTCAGCTAACAGTTGGATTGCTATCTCAGGCACTTTGTGTGAAACAAACCCTGTTCCGATTCCCAAGGGAGCATTGGAATTTGTGTTTCAT CACAAAAATTTGGGAGTACTTTCTACATTACGTATAGGTCATGACAATACAGGTCTTTCACCTAAATGGATGGTGGAACATGTTGTAGTAAGAAACGAAGTCACAGGGCATACGTTCAAATTTCCTTGTGGTAGATGGCTTGGTAGAGGCATTGATGATGGTTCTACCGAAAGGTTATTAGTAGGTGCTCTAGTACCTCGTAGTATTGATAGTGAAGAATTAGTTGAGACATGTTCAACACCACCAAGATGTAGATCTCCTAGTATACCTAGACGTCCAATATTATCTCAAGTTGAATTGCAACATATGTTGG GCGAATCTGTAAACGCAATTGTCAAATTTCACTATAGAAGAGAATGTCAAGATGGTTCCTTGACAGCATTGCTTTGTGGCGAGGGAGGTCTTGTACCATCGttagaacaaatatttttatttggattTAAAAATCAAAGGATATTTGGGAGGAACTTCTATGTGTGGGATTATCTTT TACGCGTGAAGGAAAACTTCGAAATATTTTTGTTGGAGGAAATGGACGAATATTCTCAAAGATTGAACCGAGATAGGAGAGTTCATTCAGCGAACAATCAAAGATTTACAACTCTAAGATGTTACTCTCACCTTATCGATCAGATTAACATGTTCAGTCAAACTCTTGGGAAAGATGGGAAGTTTCAGCTGTTCATTTGCTTAGCAGCGAG AGAGCAGCTCCTTCATTTAATGCTTCGACCCATGAGCGAAGCCCGTTCTACGGCGGATATGTATGAAGAAAATTCCTTTTTAAGGAATGCGACATTATTGAATTTCCTCATTCATATTCTTGAACCATTAAGCGAGTTTCACATTGTTCTTGAAAAGAGTTTAACTCATGGGATTTCTAGTATATGTTAA